In the Fundulus heteroclitus isolate FHET01 unplaced genomic scaffold, MU-UCD_Fhet_4.1 scaffold_91, whole genome shotgun sequence genome, one interval contains:
- the LOC118562423 gene encoding LOW QUALITY PROTEIN: uncharacterized protein LOC118562423 (The sequence of the model RefSeq protein was modified relative to this genomic sequence to represent the inferred CDS: inserted 2 bases in 1 codon) has translation MVSLMRARKRAAFIANPFGFTKRLLGDKRSGRLECSIEQVNQFLQDTVSDPLRDQELEPNKALISPDPPTTEFNLKEPSLKEVEEVVKAARSASAPGPSGTPYLVYKRCPGIRRHLWRIMKVIWRRGKVANQWRHAEGVWIPKEENSQDISQFRSISLLSVEGKVFFSIVSRRLTEFLLKNSYIDPSVQKGGISTPGCLEHTGVVTQLIREAHENKGDLAVLWLDLANAYGSIPHKLVELALHLHHVPSKIKDLILDYYNDFRMRVTSGSETSDWHRIGKGIITGCTISVVLFSLAMNMVVKSAEVECRGPLTKSGVRQPPIRAYMDDLTVTTASVPGCRWILHGLEKLISWTRMSFNPSKSRSMVLKKGKVMDKFRFSISGTVIPTITEQPVKSLGKLFDSTLKDSVAIQKASLELGAWLTKVDKSGLPGRFKAWIYQHSILPRILWPLLIYAVPMTAVESLERKISSFLRKWLGLPRSLTSAALYGTSNILQLPLSGLTEEFMVARTREALQYRDSKDGKVSAAGIEVRTGRKWKAREALELAESRLRQKALVGTVATGRAGLGYFPKTLISQSRRKERHHLIQEEVRAGVEEERVSRAVGLRQQGAWTRWESALQRRITWTNILQPDFQRVRFLVQAVYDALPSPANLHVWGKSETPSCPLCSGRGSLEHLLSGCPKALADGRYRWRHDQVLKAVAESVASAINSSNKQQAPKKAISFVRAGEKPRANQRATIGLLYTASDWQLQVDLGKQLRFPQHIATTTLRPDMIMTSQSSKHLIILELTVPWEENIEEANERKRAKYQELVEECRGAGWKTFYEPIEVGCRGFAGRSLCKVLSRLGIVGASKKRAIKSASEAAEKATRWLWIRRADPWAAXLGRKSGPDHPRLGRLGEGV, from the exons ATGGTTTCTCTGATG AGGGCAAGGAAGCGAGCAGCTTTCATCGCCAATCCCTTTGGCTTTACCAAACGACTCCTTGGGGACAAGCGCAGTGGCCGGCTTGAGTGCTCCATAGAGCAAGTAAATCAGTTCCTCCAGGACACTGTGAGTGATCCGTTGAGAGACCAGGAGCTGGAGCCTAACAAAGCTCTAATCAGCCCAGATCCCCCTACAACGGAGTTCAACCTGAAGGAGCCAAGCCTAAAGGAGGTTGAGGAGGTCGTCAAGGCAGCCCGCTCTGCATCAGCACCAGGCCCCAGTGGAACCCCTTACCTGGTCTACAAGCGTTGCCCAGGGATTCGTCGGCACCTGTGGAGGATCATGAAGGTGATCTGGAGAAGGGGAAAAGTGGCCAACCAGTGGAGGCATGCTGAAGGAGTTTGGATCCCCAAAGAGGAGAACTCACAAGACATCAGTCAGTTTAGATCCATCTCACTGTTGAGCGTGGAAGGGAAGGTGTTCTTCAGCATCGTCTCAAGAAGACTGACAGAGTTCCTCCTCAAGAACAGCTACATTGACCCATCTGTACAGAAGGGAGGGATCTCGACTCCTGGCTGCTTGGAACACACTGGGGTCGTCACACAACTCATCAGAGAGGCCCATGAGAATAAAGGCGACCTAGCTGTGTTGTGGTTGGACCTGGCCAACGCCTATGGGTCCATACCACACAAGTTGGTTGAGCTTGCTCTCCACCTCCACCATGTTCCCAGTAAGATCAAGGACCTGATCCTGGATTACTACAATGATTTCAGGATGAGAGTTACTTCTGGGTCAGAGACTTCGGACTGGCATCGTATTGGGAAGGGGATAATTACAGGCTGCACCATCTCTGTTGTCCTCTTCTCTTTAGCCATGAACATGGTGGTAAAGTCAGCTGAGGTGGAATGTAGAGGGCCCCTGACCAAGTCAGGTGTGCGACAGCCTCCCATCAGAGCCTACATGGATGACCTGACCGTAACTACTGCGTCAGTACCAGGGTGCAGGTGGATCCTGCATGGCCTCGAAAAGCTTATCTCCTGGACAAGGATGAGTTTTAACCCCTCCAAGTCAAGATCCATGGTCCTGAAGAAGGGGAAGGTGATGGACAAGTTCCGGTTCTCCATCTCAGGAACTGTCATCCCAACCATCACAGAGCAACCCGTGAAGAGCTTGGGGAAACTCTTCGACTCCACCCTGAAGGACTCAGTAGCCATCCAGAAGGCCAGCTTGGAACTTGGAGCCTGGCTTACCAAGGTAGACAAGTCTGGCCTACCCGGTAGGTTTAAAGCCTGGATCTACCAGCACTCAATCCTGCCCCGCATCCTCTGGCCTCTGCTGATTTATGCAGTCCCAATGACAGCAGTGGAGTCCCTAGAGAGGAAGATCAGCAGCTTTCTTCGAAAGTGGCTGGGACTTCCTCGCAGCCTCACCAGCGCTGCCCTGTATGGGACGAGTAACATCCTGCAGCTTCCTCTCAGTGGCCTCACAGAAGAATTCATGGTGGCACGCACCAGAGAAGCGCTGCAGTACAGGGACTCGAAGGACGGCAAAGTTTCAGCAGCTGGCATAGAGGTGAGAACAGGAAGGAAGTGGAAGGCCAGGGAAGCGTTGGAGCTGGCAGAGTCGCGCCTTCGACAGAAGGCACTAGTGGGAACTGTGGCAACAGGCAGAGCAGGCCTGGGATACTTCCCAAAGACCCTCATAAGCCAGTCACGAAGGAAGGAAAGGCACCACCTGATCCAGGAGGAAGTCAGAGCAGGTGTGGAGGAAGAGCGTGTGAGTAGGGCCGTAGGACTACGGCAACAGGGGGCCTGGACAAGGTGGGAGAGCGCTTTACAGCGAAGGATTACCTGGACAAACATCTTGCAGCCAGATTTCCAGCGGGTTCGCTTCCTGGTCCAGGCTGTCTACGATGCCCTGCCAAGCCCAGCAAACCTCCATGTGTGGGGAAAAAGTGAGACCCCTTCCTGCCCGCTATGCTCTGGTAGAGGCTCTTTAGAACACCTCCTTAGCGGCTGCCCGAAGGCTCTGGCTGATGGTCGCTATCGCTGGCGCCATGACCAGGTGCTCAAGGCAGTCGCTGAGAGCGTAGCCTCAGCCATCAACTCCAGCAACAAACAACAGGCTCCAAAGAAGGCAATCTCCTTTGTCAGAGCTGGAGAAAAACCCAGAGCAAACCAACGGGCTACAATAGGCCTGCTTTACACAGCATCTGACTGGCAGCTGCAGGTCGACCTGGGTAAACAACTAAGGTTCCCCCAGCACATCGCAACAACAACCCTCCGCCCAGATATGATCATGACCTCTCAGTCATCAAAACATCTGATCATACTGGAACTGACAGTGCCCTGGGAAGAAAACATTGAGGAAGCCAATGAGAGGAAGAGAGCTAAATACCAGGAACTGGTGGAGGAGTGCAGGGGGGCAGGCTGGAAGACATTCTATGAGCCTATAGAGGTAGGCTGCAGGGGTTTTGCAGGGAGGTCCCTGTGCAAGGTCCTCAGCCGCCTGGGCATCGTAGGAGCGTCTAAGAAGAGGGCCATCAAATCCGCAAGTGAAGCCGCTGAAAAGGCCACTAGGTGGCTTTGGATAAGGAGGGCAGATCCGTGGGCAGC ACTGGGACGCAAGTCGGGGCCTGATCACCCCCGGCTGGGTCGCCTGGGTGAGGGTGTATGA